In Capillimicrobium parvum, a genomic segment contains:
- a CDS encoding TetR/AcrR family transcriptional regulator, with amino-acid sequence MTNPSPTTNRRPYDARASREALLDAATCLFAEHGYERATIREIGERAGVDAALIARYFGGKEGLFLAVLSDPARLTPIPAERQTFAGVARTLLERWETDQTPLRGALVSTQQSPEIRDQVRRILDFRVIDPLADRLAERGIPDARLRAELLIAVLTGVTVLRRNQVLEELQAASIEDLLELAEPMLAALERGETT; translated from the coding sequence ATGACAAATCCCTCGCCCACCACCAACCGCCGCCCCTACGACGCCCGGGCATCGCGCGAGGCGCTGCTCGACGCGGCCACCTGCCTGTTCGCCGAGCACGGGTACGAGCGTGCGACGATCCGCGAGATCGGCGAGCGCGCCGGCGTCGACGCGGCGCTCATCGCGCGCTATTTCGGCGGCAAGGAGGGGCTGTTCCTCGCGGTGCTCAGCGATCCGGCGCGCCTGACGCCGATCCCGGCCGAGAGGCAGACGTTCGCGGGCGTCGCGCGCACGCTCCTGGAGCGCTGGGAGACCGACCAGACCCCGTTGCGCGGGGCGCTCGTCAGCACCCAGCAGAGCCCGGAGATCCGCGACCAGGTGCGGCGGATCCTCGACTTCCGCGTGATCGACCCGCTGGCGGACCGCCTCGCCGAGCGCGGCATCCCCGACGCCCGCCTGCGCGCAGAGCTGCTCATCGCCGTCCTGACCGGGGTGACGGTCCTTCGGCGCAACCAGGTCCTCGAGGAGCTCCAGGCCGCGAGCATCGAGGACCTGCTCGAGCTCGCCGAGCCGATGCTCGCCGCACTGGAGCGCGGCGAGACGACCTGA
- a CDS encoding nitroreductase family deazaflavin-dependent oxidoreductase, translating to MPKPPPPDSPFWKVFGVMTKLNTAAFRATRGKVGGRFGKADILLLHHVGAKSGKSRVAPLIYLPDGDDLVLVASKGGSDRHPGWFHNLRANPDTEVELRGERRRVHARVATDEERERYWPRLVAIYKPYDDYQGYTQRRIPLVVLEPRV from the coding sequence ATGCCCAAGCCGCCTCCGCCCGACTCGCCGTTCTGGAAGGTCTTCGGGGTGATGACGAAGCTCAACACCGCCGCCTTCCGCGCCACCCGCGGGAAGGTCGGCGGACGCTTCGGCAAGGCCGACATCCTGCTGCTGCACCACGTCGGCGCGAAGAGCGGGAAGTCGCGCGTCGCGCCGCTCATCTACCTGCCGGACGGCGACGACCTCGTCCTCGTCGCCTCCAAGGGCGGCAGCGACCGCCATCCGGGGTGGTTCCACAACCTGCGGGCCAACCCGGACACGGAGGTCGAGCTGCGCGGCGAGCGCCGGCGCGTCCACGCGCGGGTCGCGACCGACGAGGAGCGCGAGCGCTACTGGCCGCGGCTCGTGGCGATCTACAAGCCCTACGACGACTACCAGGGCTACACGCAGCGGCGCATCCCGCTCGTCGTGCTCGAGCCGCGCGTCTGA
- a CDS encoding methionine synthase: MRDYAKTIRERVVIFDGGMGATLEQFDLTTEDYGGLPGKCHEALILHRPDVIAGVHDSMAAAGAEVVQTNTFQASRLKLDEWGLGAYTLEINQVAAEIARHAIGGGDERFVAGSMGPTGFLPASDDPTLGAMPFRKLVEVFDEQARGLLIGGVDLIIIETVQDILEAKAAIFGARDAFRTVGRAVPIQVSVSLLPNGGKMLLGTDIDATLTTLEALKVDAIGLNCSTGPDDMRDAIRFLGEFSPVPISCIPNAGLPIQGPNGETIFPEEPAPLAATLGEFVERYGVTIVGGCCGTTPAHIHAIAERCRPHQVSPRPAPRPPRVSSMIAATPLVQDPSPTLVGERVNSQGSRKAKELLLADDYDGLVQVAEDQVEGGAHVLDLCVALTERSDEDEQMRQVAKRVSLTQPAPIQVDSTEPDVIAKALDQIPGRAIVNSINLEAGRAKADVVVPLVVEHGAALIALTIDEVGMAKTADRKVEIAQRIKEIACDEHGLDPELLIFDLLTFTLTTGDEEWRPSAVATIEGIRRVKAEIPGVKTSLGVSNVSFGVGQPARAVLNSVFLHHCVEAGLDLAMVNPNHITPYGEIDEAERKLADDLVFDRREDALELFIAHFESKGAVAEEEKADATAGMEPEEALHFHILRRKKDGVEDWIDRAVEKIGAVPTLNDVLLPAMKEVGDKFGAGELILPFVLQSAEVMKRAVARLENYLDRIEGYTKGTVVLATVFGDVHDIGKSLVNTILTNNGYTVVDLGKQVPIGTILDAAKEHDATAIGLSALLVSTSKQMPLAIQELHQQNMEFPVLVGGAAINRDFALRALYPKGKESDEVYEPGLFYCKDAFEGLAKMDAIVDPGAREKLVADTRDRARRLREHGAEPEELVTDDDSVRSEARIDNPVPEPPFWGARELEIDLGEVFPHLDTHVLFKLHWGGRGVKGEEWQRLVSEDFQPRLERMWAEQDYLRPRAKLGYFPCYSEGNEVVVLDPEDRETVLERFVFPRQPGHSRICLADFYRPKDSGELDVVAFQAVTAGDEVTDLIAQLERDGEFAEQLFVHGLGVQTAEGMAEWMHARIRADLGIEDDQGRRWSWGYPACPEQSELEKLFRVIDAPSIGLRLSGGFALEPEQSTVAIVAHHPQAVYFGMKSGFLPKDKAPDDLVKGSQRDATVGAEVPAG; this comes from the coding sequence ATGCGGGACTACGCCAAGACCATTCGCGAGCGGGTCGTCATCTTCGACGGCGGCATGGGAGCGACGCTCGAGCAGTTCGACCTCACCACCGAGGACTACGGCGGGCTGCCGGGCAAGTGCCACGAGGCGCTGATCCTCCACCGGCCCGACGTCATCGCCGGCGTGCACGACTCCATGGCCGCCGCCGGCGCCGAGGTCGTGCAGACCAACACCTTCCAGGCCAGCCGCCTCAAGCTCGACGAATGGGGCCTCGGCGCGTACACGCTCGAGATCAACCAGGTGGCGGCGGAGATCGCCCGCCACGCGATCGGCGGCGGCGACGAGCGCTTCGTGGCCGGGTCGATGGGCCCGACCGGCTTCCTGCCGGCCTCCGACGACCCGACGCTCGGCGCGATGCCGTTCCGCAAGCTCGTCGAGGTCTTCGATGAGCAGGCCCGCGGCCTGCTCATCGGCGGCGTGGACCTCATCATCATCGAGACGGTCCAGGACATCCTCGAGGCCAAGGCGGCGATCTTCGGCGCCCGCGACGCGTTCAGGACGGTCGGCCGCGCGGTCCCGATCCAGGTCTCGGTCTCCCTGCTGCCCAACGGCGGCAAGATGCTGCTCGGGACCGACATCGACGCGACGCTGACGACGCTCGAGGCGCTGAAGGTCGACGCGATCGGCCTGAACTGCTCCACCGGCCCGGACGACATGCGCGACGCGATCCGCTTCCTCGGCGAGTTCAGCCCGGTGCCGATCTCCTGCATCCCGAACGCCGGCCTCCCGATCCAGGGCCCCAACGGCGAGACGATCTTCCCCGAGGAGCCCGCGCCGCTCGCCGCGACGCTCGGCGAGTTCGTCGAGCGCTACGGCGTGACGATCGTCGGCGGCTGCTGCGGCACGACGCCGGCGCACATCCACGCGATCGCCGAGCGCTGCCGGCCGCACCAGGTCTCCCCCCGCCCCGCGCCGCGCCCGCCGCGCGTGTCGTCGATGATCGCCGCGACTCCGCTCGTGCAGGACCCCAGCCCGACGCTGGTCGGCGAGCGCGTGAACTCGCAGGGCTCGCGCAAGGCCAAGGAGCTGCTGCTCGCCGACGACTACGACGGGCTCGTCCAGGTCGCCGAGGACCAGGTCGAGGGCGGCGCGCACGTGCTCGACCTCTGCGTCGCGCTGACCGAGCGCTCCGACGAGGACGAGCAGATGCGCCAGGTCGCCAAGCGCGTCTCGCTCACCCAGCCGGCGCCGATCCAGGTCGACTCGACCGAGCCGGACGTCATCGCCAAGGCGCTCGACCAGATCCCCGGGCGCGCGATCGTCAACTCCATCAACCTCGAGGCCGGCCGGGCGAAGGCCGACGTCGTCGTCCCGCTCGTCGTCGAGCACGGCGCGGCGCTCATCGCGCTGACCATCGACGAGGTCGGCATGGCCAAGACAGCCGACCGCAAGGTCGAGATCGCGCAGCGGATCAAGGAGATCGCGTGCGACGAGCACGGCCTCGACCCCGAGCTGCTGATCTTCGACCTGCTCACGTTCACGCTGACGACGGGCGACGAGGAGTGGCGGCCGTCTGCGGTCGCGACCATCGAGGGGATCCGCCGCGTGAAGGCGGAGATCCCGGGCGTGAAGACGTCGCTGGGCGTGTCGAACGTCTCGTTCGGCGTCGGCCAGCCCGCCCGCGCGGTGCTCAACTCGGTGTTCCTGCACCACTGCGTGGAGGCCGGGCTCGACCTGGCGATGGTCAACCCGAACCACATCACGCCGTACGGCGAGATCGACGAAGCCGAGCGCAAGCTCGCCGATGACCTCGTCTTCGACCGCCGCGAGGACGCGCTGGAGCTGTTCATCGCCCACTTCGAGTCCAAGGGCGCGGTGGCCGAGGAGGAGAAGGCCGACGCGACCGCGGGCATGGAGCCCGAGGAGGCGCTGCACTTCCACATCCTGCGCCGCAAGAAGGACGGCGTCGAGGACTGGATCGACCGCGCCGTCGAGAAGATCGGCGCGGTCCCGACGCTCAACGACGTGCTGCTGCCGGCGATGAAGGAGGTCGGCGACAAGTTCGGCGCCGGCGAGCTGATCCTGCCGTTCGTGCTGCAGAGCGCCGAGGTCATGAAGCGCGCCGTCGCGCGGCTGGAGAACTACCTCGACCGCATCGAGGGCTACACGAAGGGCACGGTCGTCCTCGCCACCGTGTTCGGCGACGTCCACGACATCGGCAAGTCGCTGGTCAACACGATCCTCACGAACAACGGCTACACCGTCGTCGACCTCGGCAAGCAGGTGCCGATCGGGACGATCCTCGACGCGGCCAAGGAGCACGATGCCACGGCGATCGGGCTCTCCGCGCTGCTCGTGTCGACCTCGAAGCAGATGCCGCTCGCCATCCAGGAGCTGCATCAGCAGAACATGGAGTTCCCGGTGCTCGTCGGCGGCGCGGCGATCAACCGCGACTTCGCCCTGCGCGCGCTCTACCCGAAGGGCAAGGAGTCCGACGAGGTCTACGAGCCCGGGCTGTTCTACTGCAAGGACGCCTTCGAGGGCCTGGCGAAGATGGACGCGATCGTCGACCCGGGAGCCCGTGAGAAGCTCGTCGCCGACACGCGCGACCGCGCCCGCCGCCTGCGCGAGCATGGCGCCGAGCCCGAGGAGCTCGTGACCGACGACGACTCGGTGCGCTCCGAGGCGCGGATCGACAACCCGGTGCCGGAGCCGCCGTTCTGGGGCGCGCGCGAGCTCGAGATCGACCTCGGCGAGGTCTTCCCCCACCTCGACACCCATGTGCTGTTCAAGCTGCACTGGGGCGGGCGCGGCGTGAAGGGCGAGGAGTGGCAGCGGCTGGTCTCCGAGGACTTCCAGCCGCGGCTGGAGCGGATGTGGGCCGAGCAGGACTACCTGCGCCCCCGCGCCAAGCTCGGCTACTTCCCGTGCTACAGCGAGGGCAACGAGGTCGTGGTGCTCGATCCCGAGGACCGGGAGACGGTGCTCGAGCGCTTCGTGTTCCCGCGCCAGCCGGGCCACTCGCGGATCTGCCTGGCCGACTTCTACCGGCCGAAGGACAGCGGCGAGCTCGACGTCGTCGCCTTCCAGGCCGTCACGGCCGGCGACGAGGTCACCGATCTCATCGCGCAGCTCGAGCGCGACGGGGAGTTCGCGGAGCAGCTGTTCGTGCACGGCCTGGGCGTGCAGACGGCCGAGGGCATGGCCGAGTGGATGCACGCGCGGATCCGCGCGGACCTCGGCATCGAGGACGACCAGGGGCGCCGGTGGTCCTGGGGCTACCCGGCGTGCCCGGAGCAGTCCGAGCTCGAGAAGCTCTTCCGCGTGATCGACGCGCCGTCGATCGGCCTGCGGCTGTCGGGCGGGTTCGCGCTCGAGCCCGAGCAGTCCACGGTGGCGATCGTGGCCCACCACCCGCAGGCGGTCTACTTCGGCATGAAGTCGGGGTTCCTACCCAAGGACAAGGCGCCCGACGACCTCGTCAAGGGCTCCCAGCGCGACGCGACGGTGGGCGCGGAGGTGCCGGCGGGCTGA
- a CDS encoding GIY-YIG nuclease family protein, whose translation MTDLPPAWVYLLRCRDGSLYCGWTSDLERRLAAHASGRASRYTASRRPVELAVALPMADRSAARREEARIKRLPRAAKLALLAADGEALVHGAA comes from the coding sequence GTGACCGACCTCCCGCCCGCCTGGGTCTACCTCCTGCGCTGTCGCGACGGCTCGCTGTACTGCGGCTGGACGAGCGACCTCGAGCGCCGCCTCGCCGCGCACGCGTCAGGTCGTGCGAGCCGCTACACCGCGAGCCGGCGCCCCGTGGAGCTGGCCGTCGCCCTGCCCATGGCCGACCGCAGCGCGGCGCGGCGCGAGGAGGCCCGCATCAAGCGGCTGCCGCGTGCCGCCAAGCTGGCGCTGCTCGCCGCCGACGGCGAGGCGCTCGTCCACGGCGCCGCCTGA
- a CDS encoding MauE/DoxX family redox-associated membrane protein, protein MAGLLLGALLALAAAQKLAAPRSSAAALATFGIRGARAQWAAWSAVVAAELALAVTVAVGLDAAAFAAAALMAAFGLAQGVALARGRRGAPCACFGARSTVGPAAVARNAVLAVAFAAVPFLPDEPASTEAWLGLGLAVCGLAVAGLVVAVLALAREVGMLRLAIGPQQALEIPSEGPALGAPAGPLLAATAPTDRTRLALAVFASEGCRMCQAVAPGVAMLARDDALAVATLDEVRDAELWRVADVPGSPYAVALDPRDGTVLAKGTFNGLAQLESVLATAERRMGEAVHG, encoded by the coding sequence GTGGCAGGGCTGCTTCTGGGGGCGCTTCTCGCGCTGGCCGCGGCCCAGAAGCTGGCGGCCCCGCGGTCGAGCGCCGCGGCGCTGGCGACGTTCGGCATCCGCGGCGCCCGGGCGCAGTGGGCGGCGTGGTCTGCGGTCGTGGCCGCCGAGCTGGCGCTGGCCGTGACGGTGGCGGTCGGGCTCGACGCCGCGGCGTTCGCGGCGGCGGCGCTCATGGCGGCGTTCGGGCTCGCCCAGGGCGTCGCCCTCGCTCGGGGCCGGCGTGGCGCACCCTGCGCGTGCTTCGGCGCGCGGTCGACGGTCGGGCCCGCCGCCGTCGCGCGCAACGCGGTGCTCGCCGTCGCGTTCGCGGCGGTGCCGTTCCTGCCTGACGAGCCGGCGTCGACGGAGGCGTGGCTCGGCCTCGGCCTCGCCGTATGCGGGCTGGCCGTCGCCGGGCTGGTCGTGGCGGTGCTCGCCCTCGCCCGCGAGGTCGGCATGCTGCGCCTGGCGATCGGGCCGCAGCAGGCGCTCGAGATCCCGAGCGAAGGGCCGGCGCTCGGCGCTCCGGCGGGGCCGCTGCTCGCCGCCACCGCGCCGACCGATCGCACGCGCCTGGCGCTCGCCGTCTTTGCGTCGGAGGGCTGCCGCATGTGCCAGGCGGTCGCGCCCGGCGTGGCGATGCTCGCCCGCGACGACGCGCTGGCCGTCGCCACGCTCGACGAGGTGCGCGACGCGGAGCTCTGGCGCGTCGCGGACGTCCCCGGCAGCCCGTACGCCGTCGCGCTGGACCCGCGCGACGGGACCGTGCTCGCGAAGGGCACGTTCAACGGGCTGGCGCAGCTCGAGAGCGTGCTCGCGACGGCCGAGCGGCGGATGGGTGAGGCGGTGCATGGCTGA
- a CDS encoding patatin-like phospholipase family protein — MRVLSIDGGGIRGIVPATVLAALEQRTAKPANELFDLIAGTSTGGILALALTAPGPDGGPRWNATAILDLYREEGPKIFSRSLGRRITSIEGLIDERYPSENLRAVLQRYLGGATLEQALTPMLVTSYDLVARKPRFFKSWRDDDVGVPMALAAEATSAAPTYFEPVLVDGTPLVDGGVFAGNPAMCAYAEARRLRPDDEDVLLVSLGTGSLTRPITYDQAKDWGLLEWARPVIDVVLDGSSDAVDYQLDQLLADRHVRLQAALTDANDNMDDASAANLDALARTGRRLVEENAARLDALAAEIGR, encoded by the coding sequence GTGCGGGTGCTGAGCATCGATGGCGGGGGAATCCGGGGCATCGTGCCCGCGACGGTCCTCGCCGCGCTCGAGCAGCGCACGGCCAAGCCGGCGAACGAGCTGTTCGACCTCATCGCCGGGACCTCGACCGGCGGGATCCTCGCCCTCGCCCTCACCGCGCCCGGCCCCGACGGCGGCCCGCGCTGGAACGCCACGGCGATCCTCGACCTCTACCGCGAGGAGGGGCCGAAGATCTTCTCGCGATCGCTCGGTCGCCGGATCACGAGCATCGAGGGGCTCATCGACGAGCGCTACCCGAGCGAGAACCTGCGCGCGGTCCTGCAGCGCTACCTCGGCGGCGCCACCCTCGAGCAGGCGCTCACGCCGATGCTCGTGACCTCCTACGACCTCGTCGCCCGCAAGCCGCGCTTCTTCAAGAGCTGGCGCGACGACGACGTGGGCGTGCCGATGGCGCTCGCCGCCGAGGCGACGTCGGCGGCGCCCACGTACTTCGAGCCGGTGCTCGTCGACGGCACGCCGCTCGTCGACGGCGGTGTCTTCGCCGGCAACCCCGCGATGTGCGCGTACGCCGAGGCACGCCGCCTGCGCCCCGACGATGAGGACGTCCTGCTCGTCTCGCTCGGCACGGGCAGCCTGACGCGGCCGATCACCTACGACCAGGCGAAGGACTGGGGCCTGCTGGAGTGGGCGCGGCCCGTCATCGACGTGGTGCTGGACGGCTCGAGCGACGCCGTCGACTACCAGCTCGACCAGCTGCTCGCCGACCGCCACGTCCGCCTGCAGGCCGCGCTCACCGACGCCAACGACAACATGGACGACGCGAGCGCCGCCAACCTCGACGCCCTCGCCAGGACCGGCCGCCGGCTCGTCGAGGAGAACGCCGCGCGCCTCGACGCGCTGGCCGCCGAGATCGGCCGCTGA
- a CDS encoding flippase-like domain-containing protein: MRIALVSPYSWTYPGGVTRHIEALSDQFIARGHDVTVLAPYDPDDALSPRLHRGARPQARPLPAHLVSLGRSAGFSANGAQSNVALTPYAAATARRELTLGGYDVVHLHEPVVPMACWDTLGGACGVPLVGTFHTYSENSVTHGAAALVGARRRMNRLAVRIAVSEAAAWTGRRFYGGRYRVIPNGVEVGETPTRAPRAPGEPLRIAFVGQAVERKGLPVLLRAFEALRDHVPAELVIVGAGPEDVTAMLEEPAGITALGKVDDERKLAVLRDADVLCAPSLGGESFGMVLTEAFAAGTPVIASDIAGYRDVVRDGADGLLVPRGDATALAEQLRDLALDPAHESRLGAEAARSAERFAWPHVADEVFGAYEDAIAAPRPETASERLAMRFGRRSGDGLPVERARRLPSLEPPIAGRPRPAVAFARRAAIGLAAVAGVGLSWLALQRIGIDRIVEALWRSSPAWVLSGLALMCLSMVFRAVAWRAILRAALPGTRVRLRDSLRGTAIGVLMSATLPARLGEPSRALVVARRIGRPRQVLPTVVGTIVSQTLLNVLALIVLGFVMFSTVGLFAGHQGALIAFASLPVVILLAVIAAPALLRKGAPSRSRRVAQAAAQARRALTRVRAGLLVFRDPRLGSEATVMQLGAWALQWLSCYLLLVALGLDMRAGLGAAAAVLFAVNVTAAVPLTPSNLGVFQAACVAVLTAGYGVGSADALAFGIILQAVEIATAFIMGAPALVGEGLSWKDVRVRALHTAPVELRPMRGDSRAKLKA; the protein is encoded by the coding sequence ATGCGCATCGCCCTGGTGTCGCCCTATTCGTGGACGTACCCCGGGGGCGTGACTCGGCACATCGAGGCGCTGTCCGACCAGTTCATCGCGCGAGGCCACGACGTCACGGTCCTCGCCCCGTACGACCCGGACGACGCTCTGTCACCCCGCCTCCACCGTGGCGCCCGGCCGCAGGCACGGCCCCTGCCCGCGCATCTGGTGTCGCTCGGGCGCAGCGCCGGCTTCTCCGCCAACGGCGCCCAGTCGAACGTGGCGCTCACGCCGTACGCGGCCGCCACCGCGCGCCGGGAGCTGACGCTGGGCGGCTACGACGTCGTGCACCTGCACGAGCCGGTCGTCCCCATGGCCTGCTGGGACACCCTGGGCGGCGCGTGCGGCGTGCCGCTGGTCGGCACGTTCCACACGTACTCCGAGAACTCGGTCACCCACGGCGCCGCGGCGCTGGTCGGCGCCCGGCGCCGGATGAACCGCCTCGCGGTCCGCATCGCCGTGTCGGAGGCCGCGGCCTGGACGGGCCGGCGCTTCTACGGCGGGCGCTACCGCGTGATCCCCAACGGCGTCGAGGTCGGCGAGACCCCCACCCGTGCGCCGCGCGCGCCCGGCGAGCCGCTGCGTATCGCCTTCGTCGGCCAGGCGGTGGAGCGCAAGGGCCTGCCCGTGCTGCTGCGCGCGTTCGAGGCGCTGCGCGACCACGTGCCCGCCGAGCTCGTCATCGTGGGGGCGGGGCCCGAGGACGTCACGGCCATGCTCGAGGAGCCTGCGGGCATCACGGCGCTCGGCAAGGTCGACGACGAGCGCAAGCTCGCGGTGCTGCGCGACGCCGACGTGCTGTGCGCGCCGTCGCTCGGCGGCGAGTCGTTCGGGATGGTCCTGACCGAGGCCTTCGCGGCCGGCACGCCCGTCATCGCGTCCGACATCGCGGGCTATCGCGACGTGGTGCGCGACGGCGCCGACGGCCTGCTCGTCCCGCGTGGCGACGCGACGGCGCTGGCCGAGCAGCTGCGCGACCTCGCGCTCGACCCCGCCCACGAGAGCCGGCTGGGGGCCGAGGCGGCCAGGTCGGCCGAGCGGTTCGCGTGGCCGCACGTTGCCGACGAGGTCTTCGGCGCCTACGAGGACGCGATCGCCGCGCCCCGCCCCGAGACCGCGAGCGAGCGGCTCGCGATGCGCTTCGGCCGGCGCTCCGGCGACGGGCTGCCGGTCGAGCGGGCGCGGCGGCTGCCGAGCCTCGAGCCGCCGATCGCCGGACGCCCCCGTCCCGCGGTGGCCTTCGCGCGCCGCGCCGCCATCGGCCTCGCCGCCGTGGCCGGCGTCGGCCTGTCGTGGCTGGCGCTGCAGCGCATCGGCATCGACCGCATCGTCGAGGCGCTCTGGCGCTCGAGCCCGGCCTGGGTGCTCTCGGGGCTGGCGCTCATGTGCCTGTCCATGGTCTTCCGCGCCGTGGCCTGGCGCGCCATCCTCCGCGCGGCGCTGCCGGGGACGCGGGTGCGGCTGCGCGACTCGCTGCGCGGCACGGCCATCGGCGTCCTCATGTCCGCGACGCTGCCCGCCCGTCTCGGCGAGCCGTCGCGCGCGCTCGTGGTCGCGCGGCGCATCGGGCGCCCGCGGCAGGTGCTGCCGACCGTCGTGGGCACGATCGTGTCCCAGACGCTGCTCAACGTGCTCGCGCTCATCGTCCTCGGATTCGTGATGTTCTCGACCGTGGGGCTGTTCGCCGGCCATCAGGGCGCGCTCATCGCGTTCGCCTCGCTGCCGGTCGTGATCCTGCTCGCCGTGATCGCCGCCCCGGCGCTGCTGCGCAAGGGCGCGCCGTCGCGGTCGCGGCGCGTGGCTCAGGCGGCCGCCCAGGCGCGCCGGGCGCTCACGCGGGTGCGAGCGGGGCTGCTCGTCTTCCGCGACCCGCGGCTGGGCTCCGAGGCGACGGTCATGCAGCTCGGCGCCTGGGCGCTTCAGTGGCTCTCCTGCTACCTCCTGCTGGTGGCCCTCGGCCTCGACATGCGGGCGGGCCTCGGCGCGGCCGCGGCGGTCCTCTTCGCGGTCAACGTCACCGCGGCCGTGCCGCTGACGCCGTCGAACCTCGGCGTCTTCCAGGCGGCGTGCGTCGCCGTGCTGACGGCCGGCTACGGCGTCGGCTCCGCGGACGCGCTGGCCTTCGGGATCATCCTGCAGGCCGTCGAGATCGCCACGGCGTTCATCATGGGCGCGCCGGCGCTGGTCGGCGAGGGGTTGTCGTGGAAGGACGTCCGCGTGCGCGCCCTGCACACCGCGCCGGTCGAGCTGCGGCCGATGCGCGGCGACTCGCGCGCCAAGCTCAAGGCGTAG